In Catenulispora sp. EB89, the genomic stretch GGTTCCTGGCCGACGGCATCGCGCAGCTCGACGCCTTCGACGTGATCAGCGACGGGACCGACATCCCGGTGCTGTCGTTCAAGCTCACCGACCCGAGCAAGTACACGGTCTTCCACGTCTCCGACGAGCTGCGGCGCGACGGCTGGCAGGTGCCGGCGTACACGATGCCGCCGAACGCCGAGGACATCGCGGTGCTGCGCATCGTGGTGCGGGAGGGCTTCAGCCTGGACCTGGCCGAGTCGCTGCTGGTCGCGCTGCGCAAGGCGGTCACGCGGCTGAACACCACGCCGCCGGCGCACGAGGCGGAGTCCGGGTTCGCGCACACCTGAGGGGGCGCCGCGCGCCAGGTGTCTTCCCGGCCGGCCACCGGGCCGACCGACCAGCGTCCGACGGGCCGACAGGCCGACCGACCAGCGTCCGACGCCGGGCCGACCAGCGCCCGGCGCCGCGCCGGCCGGCCCGTATCAGCATTCGATGATCATGGGCTACCCTGGCCCGACGACCAAGGCGAAGGGGGAGCCAGGCATGGAGGACACCGACACCGCACCGGGGTTGGGGGACGACGGCTTGACGCCGGGCTGGGCGCCGCCGCCGGTCGACGCCATCGACACCGCCAAGGCCCACCCCGCGCGCATCTACGACTGCCTGCTCGGCGGCAAGGACCACTTCGAGGTCGACCGCCAGGCCGCCGAGGTCGTTCTCAAAGCCCTGCCAGGGGCGCGCGAGATGGTCCGGGAGAACCGCGCCTTCCTCGGCCGCGCCGTCCGCCACCTCGCCGAAGCCGGCATCACACAGTTCCTCGACATAGGTACCGGCATCCCCGGCCCCGGCAACACCGGCGACGTCGCGCGCTCGATCCGTCCCGACGCCCGCGTGGTGTACGTGGACTACGACCCGGTGGTCGCCGTCCACTCCCGCGCCCTGCTGGCCGGCGCCGACCCCGAGCTGACCGCGATCGTGGTGGCCGACGTGCGCGACCCCAAGTCCATCCTGGACTCCCCGGCCGTGGGCGAGGTCCTGGACTTCGAGAAGCCGATCGCCGTCCTGATGGTCGCCCTCCTGCACTTCATCAAGCCCGAGGAGGACGCGCACGGCATCGTCGCCACGTTCCGCGACGCCCTGCCGCCCGGCAGCGCGGTGGTGATCTCGCACGGCACCGACGGCGGCGACCCCGAGACCTCCGCCGAGGCGCGGAAGGGCTGGGACAACGCGACGTCGCAGTTCACTGTTCGCGACCGGGACGACATCGTCGCGCTCTTCGACGGGCTCGAGTTGGCGTTGCCGGGCGTGGTGAACGTGCCGTTGTGGCGGCCGGAGGGGGCGGTGCGCGAGGACTGGGCCGACATCTGGTTCGACGGGGGCGTGGGGTTCAAGCGGTAGCATTCGCGGCTTCGGGGTTCGCGAGTGCGGTGCGAGTGATGCTGAAATACCGTCGAGTCCGTATGGATGGAACAGGCGAATTCGACCGCGTCGGCTGACAACCGCCACACGCGCCCCTGGAGCAACACAACTGCTCTCTCCTTTCCTGGAATCACCAGGTGAGCGAGGAGGTGTGGAATGGAAAGCGAATCCGTCGCCGTCGGTGACAGCGTCGCCGGGCTACCCGCGAGCCGGTATGCGCGCCTGGTCGAGCGGTGCCGCCGCAGCGTCGTGGCGAACGTGTGGCGCGGGGGCGTGCAGATGGAGCTGCTTCGACGTTCCATGGCGTTCGCGACGCTGGGCCTGGTCGCGCTGGTGCCGCTGCTCGTCGTGGTGGCGGCGATCGATCCGTCCTCGCAGCAGGGCTTCGGGCAGTGGGTCGCCGACGGGATGGGCCTGCCTCGCGACACGGCCGCGCCGGTGCTGCGACTGTTCTCCACGCATCATCAGGAAGCGCGGCAGATCAGTGTCCTGGGATTCGCCCTGCTGGCGGCGTTCGGGCTGGCGTTCGTGACGGATGTGAAGCTCGGTTACGAGCGGATCTGGGATCTGCCGTCGCAGTCGTGGCGGCAGGCGTGGCGCCGGGCGGTGTGGCTGGCGGTGATGGTCGGCTACCTCGCGTTCGAGGTGGAGAGCGGCGTTCTGCTGAGCCACGGGGCGTTGCAGTCGGCGGGGCGGATCGTCATCTTCGCCTCGGCCGCGCTGCTTTTCTTCTGGTGGGGCCAGCATTTCCTGCTCGGCGGAACGGTCCCGTGGGGGTGGCTGCTTCCGGGCGCCATCGCGACCGTCGCGGGCCTGAGCGGCCTGCGGTTCTTCTCGACGCTGGTGTTCACCCCGATGATCGTCTCCAGCGCGCACGACTACGGCATGGTCGGCGTCGTCCTGGTGGTGCTGTCGTGGCTGATCGGCGTGGGATTCGTCATCTTCGGCGGAGCGCTGGCCGGGCGGTACTACTGCGAGCGCCTGGCCGAGCGGCGCGCCGTTCGGGAGCCGGTGGCGTGCGGACCGTTTGAATCCGCGAACGACGGGCAGCAGGACGGTTCGTCCGAGGAACCGTGACGACCCCGATCGCTGAGGAGGACACCATGACGGCTTGGATCCGCGTCTACCCCGGCTCAGCGCTGCCGCGCCGCCTGACCGCCGACGACGTCGAGTACCTGGACGGCGCGATGCGGCACGCCTACGGGGTGTTCGCCGACGATCCGGTCACCGGCCTGGACCTGGCCCGGACGATGGCGGCGAGCGTGCTGAACCTGCGCGGCCTGGACGCCGACACGCTGCTGCGCCCCTTCCACGCTTCGCAGGGTGCTGATCGGGCGGAGGTCCTGCAGACGATGGGCGCGCTGGCCGCCGCCATCGACCGGATCGCGGTCGACGGGGCGTAAGCCGACGCCGCCGCACGTCGACGGGGCGTAAGGGGAACCACCATGAGGGGAACCACCATGCAGAAGGTCTCGCTCGAAGCTCTCTCCCGCCAGCACCTGGAGCGCGCCGCGGCCTCGTCCACCGGCCGCAGCTCGCAGACGGTCTACGGCGGCCACGAGCGGGTGCTGCGGCAGACGCTCATCGCGCTGCGGGCCGGCAGTGTGCTGGCCGAGCACGAGAGCCCGGGCGAGGCGACGGTGCTGGTGCGGCGGGGGCGGATCCGCCTGGTCGCCGACGACGCGTCGTGGGACGGCATGGCCGGCGACCTGCTCATCGTGCCCGACTCCAGGCACAGCTTGGAGGCGGTCGAGGACGCGGTGATCGTGCTGACGGTGGCCAAGGTGCTGTGAGGCGGGATGCCCGGGCGCCGTCCACCGAATGCCGCATCGCCGGCGCCTGAACCTGCCTGAACCTGCCCTCGCGGCTATTCGGACCCGTCCGCAGTGGTCACGGCAGCCGGCTGCGCTGGTTGCGCTGGCTGTGCCGACTGCGTCGGTTGCCCCGGCTTCGCCCCCAGCGCCGCTGCCCGCGCACGCAGCCGCGTCGCCACCCGCACCAGCCGCCGCACCGGCCACCACAGCACGGCGACCAGCACCGCGAACGGCAGCAGCGTGCCGCCGACCACCAGCACCACCTTCATCGTGCCCGTGAACGCCTGCCACCCGTCGTGGAGGCCGCGCTGGAGCGCGTTCTGGTGCTTCGCCACCGCCGGGGCCGGCGCCGGTGTCTGCGGGACGAGGAACGTGACGGTGATCGTGGACAGCGACACCTGGTCGTTCAGCGTGGCCAACTGTGCCTGCATCGACTCCAGGTCGGCCTCGCGCCGCGACAGCTCGCCTTCGAGCGAGACCACGTCGGAGAGGTTCGCAGCGTTCTTCATCAGCTCGGTGATCCGCGCGATGCTCGCCTGCTGTGCGGAGATGCGGGTGGTGGTGTCGACGACCTGCGAGGTGACGTCGGAGGCGTTGCGTGTCTCGTCCTGTACGGTTCCGCCGTTGCCGAGCTGGCCGATGACCTTGTCGAACACCGTCGACGGCACGCGCAGCGTCACCGTGGACTGCGTCAGGCCCTGCACGTCCGGCACGGTCCCCGACTGGGAGTTCTCGCCGCCGACGAACCCGCCGTTGCTCGCCGCGAGCGTCTCGGCGTTCGCGGTGGCGCCCGCGACGTCCTTCGTGCGGACGGTCAGGGTGGCCGTGTAGACGATGCTGCGTCCCGCCACCGGCGCCTTGGCCAGCGAGTTGTTTCCCGAGGCGGGCGCTGCTCCGGCGCTTGGGGCCGTATCGCCCGGCGCGCCGCCGCTACCGCCGGCGGCACCGTTCGCGCCGTTGAAGCCCATCGCCGGGCCGGCGGCCGCCTTCGACGACGCCGCCGAATTGCTGTCGGCGTTGGTGCCGCACCCGGCACTGAGGCCGATCGCCACGACCACGGCCAGGACCGCCGCCATCCGCCGTGCTTGAGCGCTCTGATTCATCACGGGACTGGGACGGGGGCGTGCACCGGGCGGTTCCGCCCGCGCGCTCACGGTTCGGTGACGGATCGGTTTCGGGATGGTGCAGAGAGTGCGGGGCCCGCTGCCGGTTTCCTGCCGGGATACGCGTGGTTTCACGGGTTCGGGCGCGCGCCGGGCTCCGTAGCGTTCTCCGTGGACGCACCGCCAGTGGCGCCTGGCGATCAGTACGGGGTCGGGGGGCGCTTTTCACCCCGGCTGGCGGTGCGTCTGATGCGCCACCCCCGGTTATCCCCACCACGCGCCGACGCGCGATCGAGGTCGTCGGCGCCGTCGAGTAGCCGTCGAGCAGACGTCAGCCGCGCAGAAGCGTCATCGGCCCACCCGAAATGCGCGTTATGTGAGTCCTCCCTAAGCTCGGGGATCATGCAGGCGGAGAAGGCCAGGCTGGCGGCGGCCGACGAAGGACGCGTCCCCTGGCGCGCGTGGGGCCCGTACCTGGCCGAGCGCGCGTGGGGGACGGTGCGGGAGGACTACTCGGCCGGCGGAACGGCGTGGGACTACTTCCCGCACGACCACGCCCGCTCCCGGGCCTACCGCTGGAACGAGGACGGGCTCGCCGGCATCTGCGACGACCGGCAGTGGTTCTGCTTCGCACTGGCGTTCTGGAACGGCCGCGATCCCATCCTGAAGGAACGTCTGTTCGGGCTGGCCGGCCCCGAGGGCAACCACGGCGAGGACGTCAAAGAGTACTGGTGGTACCTGGACTCCACGCCGACGCACTCCTGGATGCGCTGGCGCTACCACTACCCGCAGGACACCTTCCCCTACTGCGACCTGGTGGAGGAGAACCGGGCCCGGGGCCAGGACTCGCCCGAGTACGAACTCGTCGACACCGGCGTGTTCGACGAGGGCCGCTACTGGTCGGTGACCGTCGACTACGCCAAGGCCGGCCCGCGCGACATGTGCGTCCTGATCAAGGCCGAGAACCGCGGGCCGCAGGAGGCGACGCTGCACGTGCTGCCGACGCTGTGGTTCCGCAACACGTGGGCCTGGGGACTCGCCGACCACGGGGACTTCCCGGTCGTCCGGGGCGAGGGGTCCCAGCTGATCGGCGACCACCTGTTCGTGGGCCGCGTCGTGCTGTCCGGGGACGGGACGCCGACCCCGCTGGCGTGCGACAACGAGTCCAACGCCCGATTGCTGTGGGACACCCCCGGCAGGTCGCACTACCCGAAGGACGGCATCAACGACCACGTCGTGCACGGCGCGGAGACGGTCAGTCCCGACTGCAGCGGCAGCAAGGCGGCGCTGCACTACGTGCTGACCGTGCCGCCGGGGGAGTGCGCCGAGATCCGGCTGCGGTTGACCGCGCAGGATCCTGAGGGCCCCGACGACACCGGGCAGACCGCCAAACCCGCGACCGCGCACTCGCAGCCGCACCCCGCCTCGGGCAAGCACCCGGACCTGGCCGCGCGCCCGGCCCCGGACCTGGGCTCCGGCTTCGACACCGTCCTCGCCGCGCGCCAGGCCGAGGCGGACGAGTTCTTCGCCGACCTCACCCCGGCCAGCTGCACCGCCGACGAGGCGCTGGTGCTGCGTCAGGCCGTCGCCGGGCTGCTGTGGTCGAAGCAGTACTACCACTACAACACCGCGCGCTGGCTCAAGGGCGACCCGCTCTACCCGGCCGAGGGCAGCCGCGAGCAGGGCCGGAACGCGCGGTGGTGGCACCTGTCGGCGCGCGACGTCATCGCGATGCCCGACGCGTGGGAGTACCCGTGGTTCGCGGCGTGGGACCTGGCCTTCCACGCCGTGGCGCTGGCGCGCGTCGACCCGGCGTTCGCCAAACAGCAGCTGGAACTGCTGCTGGAGGGCTGGTATCTGCACTCCTCCGGCCAGATGCCGGCCTACGAGTGGAACTTCGACGACGACAACCCGCCGGTCCACGCCTGGGCCGCGCTCCAGGTGTTCCATCTGGACGGCGCGCGCGACTTCGCGTTCCTCAAGCGGGTGTTCCGCAAGCTGCTGATGAACTTCACCTGGTGGGTGAACCACGCCGACCCCGACGGCGACAACGTCTTCAAGGGCGGCTTCCTCGGCCTGGACAACATCGGGCCCTTCGACCGGCACTACGGCCTGCCCCCGGGGACGCTGCTGCAGCAGAGCGACGGCACAGCGTGGATGGCGATGTACTCGCTGAACATGATGGAGATGGCGCTGATCCTGGCCCGGCAGGACAGCACGTACCACGACCTCGTGCCGAAGTTCTACGAGCACTTCGCACTGATCGCCGAGGCCGCGTACCGCATCGGGCTGTGGTCGGAGGAGGACGGCTTCTTCTACGACGTGCTCCGACTCCCCGACGACGGCCTCGTCCCGGTCCGCGTCCGCTCGGTGGTGGGCCTGCTGCCGCTGGCCGCGGCGACCTCCGTCCCGACCTCGAGCCTGCGCTCGATCACCGCCCTGGCGAACCGCGTCCGCTGGTACCAGTCGAACCGGCCGGAGTACACCGAGCACCTCGGCGACGACGCGGGCGGCGCCGGCGGCGGGCACCGGCGGCTGCTGGCGATGGTCGGCCCCGAACGCCTGCGCCGCCTGCTCACCCGGATGCTCGACGAGGACGAGTTCCTGTCCGGCCACGGCCTGCGCGCCCTGTCCCGCGAGCACCACGACCACCCCTTCTCACTGGCCGTCGGCGGCATGCGCTACACACTGGAGTACGAGCCCGGCGAATCCCGCACGGTGATGTTCGGCGGCAACTCCAACTGGCGCGGCCCGGTGTGGTTCCCGGTGAACTACATGCTCATCGACGCCCTCGACCGCTACCACGAGTTCTTCGGCGACAGCTGGCGCACGCCCTTCCCAGCCCCGGACGGCCCCCCGGCCACGCTCCGCCAGATCGCCAACGACATCGCGCACCGCCTGGTGTCGCTGTTCCTGAAGGACGCCGACGGCCGCCGCCCGGTGTTCGGCGACGTGAAGCTGTTCCAACACGACCCGGCGTGGCACGACCTGATCCCGTTCTACGAGTACTTCCACGGGGAGACCGGCGCCGGGCTCGGGGCATCGCACCAGACGGGCTGGACGGCGCTGGTGGTGAATCTGATCCTGCGGCGGCAGGAACCGCGCAAGCCCCCTTCGGTGTAGGGGGTGTCCGGCGATCAGCCGGGCCGGCCACGCGGTTCGTCGGGTCCGACCGGACCATGCGGGGGTTTGGTTCTGGGTCCCTCGCCGCGTCGACGGGCGAAGCCAACCTGGCCGGGCTGGTGGTGTCCAGCCGAACGAGGCCTGACCACAGCAGCAGCGATGCGGCTGGACACCGCCAGACCGGACTGGTTCCGTTTACGGCGACGACGCGGCGAGGGACCCAGAACCCGGCGACCACAAGCAGTACCGCCACCGGCCAACGCGGCGCCAGCAACAGCGTGAAGTAGAGCCGAACAGTCGCGGGCCGCCGCCAAACAGCAGGTCGCGCGGGTCGCCCCCTCGCTGTAGAGTGCCCGCCGGAGGCCTCGAGGCGCCCACCAAACGCGGCAGGCAGCCGCCCACATGACGTGTGCGCAGTGACTCGGACCTGTGCGTGCTCTTGCCTGCGAAAACCGCCGGTCGCCAACGCACCACTCACTGACCTCAACCGCTGCGCGGTCGTGTTTATGACAACCGCCAGCCGCCAACGCACCACAGCAGAGACCTGAACTACTGTGCGGTCTTGCCCGCGAAAACCGGCGGCCGCCAGACCAAGCGCGTGCGCAGTGACTCGGACCCACGCGTGGTCGTGGACGCGAAAACCGGCGGCCGCCAGCGCGCCGCCGCAGAGACCTGAACTGGTGCGTGGTCTTGTCCGCGAAAACCGGCGGCCGCCAACGCGCACCGCCGCAGAGATCTGAGCCGGTGCGTGGTCGTGCCCATCAGAACCGCCAGCCGCCAACGCACCACAGTAGAGACCTGAACTACTGCGCGGTCTTGCACGCTGAAACCGCCAGCCGCCAGCGCAACCCGCCGGGCACAACCGAACTGCGTCCCCTAGCGAGGTCACCAAACCTTAGGCGAAGCCGTAAAAATCGCCTGTAAACCCACACGTCTACCGCACCGCGGCAACTTATCGCACACCCCACCTGACACACCCCACCCGAAATCAGCACCACTCCCACCGCGGGCCACCCGCCCGCCTCCTCGCTCCCCTTGACAAGAAGTCAAGCAAATGTTTGAATTCCCGCCATGGCGACAGAGAAGACCGACCTGCGCCGGGAAGCCGGCCAGCGTACCCGCGACGGTCTGATGTCCGCCGCTCTGGAACTGCTCGCCGACCGGGGCCAGGAAGGTGTCACGCTACGCGAGATCACTGACAAGGCCGGTGCGAACGTGGCGGCCGTGAGCTATCACTTCGGTTCCCTCAGGGCGTTGTGCGATTCAGCGATCGAACACGCCCTGGAGAGCTACCTGGACGAGCAGATCCGCGCGATCAGCGCCCTCGGCCCCGCCTCCACGATCGACGAGCTGGCTGAGGCGTTCGCGCTGCCGATGGTGCGGGCGATCGCGGCGGGTGGCCGCGACCGGGACGTGATGCGGACCGTGGCGCGCGTGGCCATCGATCCGCCGGAGAGCTGGGAGCGGCTCACCGCCAAGTTCGAGCTCTCGCGGCGGGACGCCATGCGGGTGCTGGAGGCGAACCTGCCCGGCGTCAGCGGCGAGGACCTGGTGTTCCGGATCCGCTGTGCGGCGGGCATCCTGAACTGGCTGGCGCTGGCGCCGATCGGTGCCGAGCTGGCGACGCAGCCTGTTGAGGAGATCGCGCGGAAGCTGCTTCCGGTGGTGGCCGGCGCTTTCCACGGGTATTCGTCAATGTCCTGATACTTCAGCGAGTCCGCGTGACCTTCGCCAGGGCGCGGGGCGCGTCGGGGTTGAGGCCGCGGGCCATCGTCACGTGGTAGGCCAGCTGTTGCAGCGGCAGGATCTCCAGGATCGGGGACAGCTCCTCGGGGATCCCGGACGGCAGGGTGAAGCCCGCGGAGGCTCCGGCCATGTGCTCGTCGGAGCCGATCACGACGAGGTCCGCGCCGCGTTCCCGCAGGCGTTCCAGGACCGGCTCCAGTGCGGTGCCGTCTGCGCCTTCGGCGGCGATGGCGATCACCGGGGAGATGTTGTCGACCATGGCCAGCGGGCCGTGGAGGAGGTCCGCGCCGGAGAAGGCGTGGGCCGGGGTGTAGGACGTCTCCATCAGCTTCAGCGCTGCTTCGCGGGCGGTCGGGTAGGAGTAGCCGCGAGCGGTGAGGACCAGGCGGGAGGCGAAGCGGTAGCGGCCTGCGAGCTCGGCGACCTCTGCCTGGCGGGCGAGTGTCGCGGCTGCCAGTTCCGGGAGCGGCTTGGCTGCGGAGCCGTCGCCGCCGCGGAGTG encodes the following:
- a CDS encoding SAM-dependent methyltransferase; translated protein: MEDTDTAPGLGDDGLTPGWAPPPVDAIDTAKAHPARIYDCLLGGKDHFEVDRQAAEVVLKALPGAREMVRENRAFLGRAVRHLAEAGITQFLDIGTGIPGPGNTGDVARSIRPDARVVYVDYDPVVAVHSRALLAGADPELTAIVVADVRDPKSILDSPAVGEVLDFEKPIAVLMVALLHFIKPEEDAHGIVATFRDALPPGSAVVISHGTDGGDPETSAEARKGWDNATSQFTVRDRDDIVALFDGLELALPGVVNVPLWRPEGAVREDWADIWFDGGVGFKR
- a CDS encoding YhjD/YihY/BrkB family envelope integrity protein, which codes for MESESVAVGDSVAGLPASRYARLVERCRRSVVANVWRGGVQMELLRRSMAFATLGLVALVPLLVVVAAIDPSSQQGFGQWVADGMGLPRDTAAPVLRLFSTHHQEARQISVLGFALLAAFGLAFVTDVKLGYERIWDLPSQSWRQAWRRAVWLAVMVGYLAFEVESGVLLSHGALQSAGRIVIFASAALLFFWWGQHFLLGGTVPWGWLLPGAIATVAGLSGLRFFSTLVFTPMIVSSAHDYGMVGVVLVVLSWLIGVGFVIFGGALAGRYYCERLAERRAVREPVACGPFESANDGQQDGSSEEP
- a CDS encoding cupin domain-containing protein, with translation MQKVSLEALSRQHLERAAASSTGRSSQTVYGGHERVLRQTLIALRAGSVLAEHESPGEATVLVRRGRIRLVADDASWDGMAGDLLIVPDSRHSLEAVEDAVIVLTVAKVL
- a CDS encoding DUF4349 domain-containing protein, with the protein product MNQSAQARRMAAVLAVVVAIGLSAGCGTNADSNSAASSKAAAGPAMGFNGANGAAGGSGGAPGDTAPSAGAAPASGNNSLAKAPVAGRSIVYTATLTVRTKDVAGATANAETLAASNGGFVGGENSQSGTVPDVQGLTQSTVTLRVPSTVFDKVIGQLGNGGTVQDETRNASDVTSQVVDTTTRISAQQASIARITELMKNAANLSDVVSLEGELSRREADLESMQAQLATLNDQVSLSTITVTFLVPQTPAPAPAVAKHQNALQRGLHDGWQAFTGTMKVVLVVGGTLLPFAVLVAVLWWPVRRLVRVATRLRARAAALGAKPGQPTQSAQPAQPAQPAAVTTADGSE
- a CDS encoding glucosidase; the protein is MQAEKARLAAADEGRVPWRAWGPYLAERAWGTVREDYSAGGTAWDYFPHDHARSRAYRWNEDGLAGICDDRQWFCFALAFWNGRDPILKERLFGLAGPEGNHGEDVKEYWWYLDSTPTHSWMRWRYHYPQDTFPYCDLVEENRARGQDSPEYELVDTGVFDEGRYWSVTVDYAKAGPRDMCVLIKAENRGPQEATLHVLPTLWFRNTWAWGLADHGDFPVVRGEGSQLIGDHLFVGRVVLSGDGTPTPLACDNESNARLLWDTPGRSHYPKDGINDHVVHGAETVSPDCSGSKAALHYVLTVPPGECAEIRLRLTAQDPEGPDDTGQTAKPATAHSQPHPASGKHPDLAARPAPDLGSGFDTVLAARQAEADEFFADLTPASCTADEALVLRQAVAGLLWSKQYYHYNTARWLKGDPLYPAEGSREQGRNARWWHLSARDVIAMPDAWEYPWFAAWDLAFHAVALARVDPAFAKQQLELLLEGWYLHSSGQMPAYEWNFDDDNPPVHAWAALQVFHLDGARDFAFLKRVFRKLLMNFTWWVNHADPDGDNVFKGGFLGLDNIGPFDRHYGLPPGTLLQQSDGTAWMAMYSLNMMEMALILARQDSTYHDLVPKFYEHFALIAEAAYRIGLWSEEDGFFYDVLRLPDDGLVPVRVRSVVGLLPLAAATSVPTSSLRSITALANRVRWYQSNRPEYTEHLGDDAGGAGGGHRRLLAMVGPERLRRLLTRMLDEDEFLSGHGLRALSREHHDHPFSLAVGGMRYTLEYEPGESRTVMFGGNSNWRGPVWFPVNYMLIDALDRYHEFFGDSWRTPFPAPDGPPATLRQIANDIAHRLVSLFLKDADGRRPVFGDVKLFQHDPAWHDLIPFYEYFHGETGAGLGASHQTGWTALVVNLILRRQEPRKPPSV
- a CDS encoding TetR/AcrR family transcriptional regulator is translated as MATEKTDLRREAGQRTRDGLMSAALELLADRGQEGVTLREITDKAGANVAAVSYHFGSLRALCDSAIEHALESYLDEQIRAISALGPASTIDELAEAFALPMVRAIAAGGRDRDVMRTVARVAIDPPESWERLTAKFELSRRDAMRVLEANLPGVSGEDLVFRIRCAAGILNWLALAPIGAELATQPVEEIARKLLPVVAGAFHGYSSMS
- a CDS encoding SIS domain-containing protein codes for the protein MAREIAEQPEVLERILAKGLPRIREVADRIRAAAPRFVLLTARGTSDNAAYYAKYLMEITLGLPVGLTSMSTTTAYHARPDLTDVLCITVSQSGGSPDLVATTETAKECGGLTLAVTNVAGSPVNAASELDLDVLAGPELALPATKTYTAELLTLWLLVDALRGGDGSAAKPLPELAAATLARQAEVAELAGRYRFASRLVLTARGYSYPTAREAALKLMETSYTPAHAFSGADLLHGPLAMVDNISPVIAIAAEGADGTALEPVLERLRERGADLVVIGSDEHMAGASAGFTLPSGIPEELSPILEILPLQQLAYHVTMARGLNPDAPRALAKVTRTR